In Aquila chrysaetos chrysaetos chromosome 10, bAquChr1.4, whole genome shotgun sequence, the following proteins share a genomic window:
- the LOC115347245 gene encoding LOW QUALITY PROTEIN: cytochrome P450 2J4-like (The sequence of the model RefSeq protein was modified relative to this genomic sequence to represent the inferred CDS: inserted 2 bases in 1 codon) — protein MTLRTKNIPNSTFDEDNMVQSVFDLFLGGSETTTTTLHWALLYMVAYPDMPEKVQKELDAILSSSHLICYKDQKKLPYTNAVIHENMHFGSIILITIPREAAGYNWFXGYQLPKGTVIMANIDSALFAPEYWETPHQFNPGHSLDKDGNFVTQEAALAFSAGRYTRN, from the exons ACTAAAAATATCCCAAATTCTACATTTGATGAAGACAACATGGTGCAGTCTGTTTTTGACCTTTTCCTGGGTGGCTCAgagaccaccaccaccactctgCACTGGGCTCTGCTCTATATGGTGGCTTATCCTGACATGCCAG aaaaAGTCCAGAAAGAGCTAGATGCCATTTTGAGTTCCTCCCATCTAATCTGCTATAAGGATCAGAAGAAACTGCCTTATACAAATGCTGTGATTCATGAGAACATGCATTTTGGTAGCATTATTTTAATCACAATTCctagagaagcagcaggatACAACTGGTT GGGGTATCAGCTTCCAAAG GGCACTGTGATTATGGCAAACATAGACTCAGCTCTTTTTGCCCCTGAATACTGGGAGACCCCTCACCAGTTCAACCCTGGTCATTCTTTGGACAAGGATGGAAATTTTGTGACCCAAGAGGCCGCCTTAGCCTTCTCAGCTGGTAGGTACACCAGAAACTGA
- the LOC115346833 gene encoding cytochrome P450 2J4-like, with amino-acid sequence MLLISQVLIVLAVFLLIMQFFKLQRVRRRLPPGPIPLPIFGTLIQLNFQFNRDLLMKLAKIHGNIFTLWFGWAPVIVLNGYQAVKDGMTTHPEDVSGRLVTPFFRAMAKGKGIMLATGHTWKQQRRFALRTLRDLGLGKRGLEHRVQEEAHYLVAFFASMKGKPLDPSFPIIHSISNVICAVVFGHRFSREDEGFHELIRATEHLFKFGGSFIHNLYEIFPWLMCHLPGPHKKALSCYDFLSSFTRREIRMHMERGIPDERQDFIDFYLNHIDKSKDEPRSTYNEDNMVHSINDLFLGGSETTSTTLNWGLLYMVANPDIQEKVQKELDAVLGPSQLICYEDRKELPYTNAVVHEIQRFSNIVSVGMPRVCVRNTTLLGFPLKKGTIVFPNIASSLYDPEQWETPQQFNPGHFLDKDGNFVSQEAFLPFSIGHRVCLGEHLARTELFIFFANLLRAFTFRLPEGVTKINTEPILGGTLQPHPYRVCAIPR; translated from the exons ATGTTGCTAATAAGTCAAGTTCTTATAGTATTGGCTGTATTTCTTCTAATTATGCAGTTTTTTAAGTTGCAACGAGTACGGAGACGGCTTCCTCCTGGACCAATCCCTCTCCCAATTTTTGGGACCTTGATACAGCTGAACTTTCAGTTTAATCGTGATCTCCTCATgaag CTGGCAAAAATTCATGGCAACATATTCACCTTATGGTTTGGATGGGCCCCAGTGATCGTACTGAATGGATATCAAGCAGTTAAGGATGGTATGACCACGCACCCTGAAGATGTTTCTGGGAGGCTAGTGACTCCTTTCTTCAGAGCAATGGCCAAAGGAAAAG GGATTATGTTGGCAACTGGTCACacctggaagcagcagagaaggtTTGCACTGAGGACTCTACGCGACCTTGGTCTGGGGAAAAGAGGTCTGGAGCATCGAGTTCAAGAAGAGGCCCACTACCTGGTAGCCTTCTTTGCAAGTATGAAAG GGAAACCTCTGGATCCTTCTTTCCCTATCATTCATTCTATCTCAAATGTAATTTGTGCTGTCGTTTTTGGACATCGCTTCTCCAGAGAGGATGAAGGTTTCCATGAACTGATTAGAGCCACAGAGCATCTGTTCAAATTTGGAGGCAGCTTTATTCATAAT CTGTATGAAATATTCCCCTGGTTGATGTGCCATCTCCCTGGTCCTCATAAGAAGGCATTGTCTTGCTATGACTTCCTGAGCTCTTTTACAAGGAGAGAGATCAGAATGCACATGGAGCGTGGGATACCAGATGAACGGCAGGATTTCATTGACTTTTACCTGAATCACATTGACAAA TCCAAAGATGAACCCAGGTCCACATACAATGAAGACAACATGGTTCATTCTATAAATGACCTTTTCTTGGGTGGATCAGAGACAACAAGCACTACTTTGAACTGGGGCCTGCTCTATATGGTGGCAAATCCAGACATTCAAG AGAAAGTGCAGAAGGAGCTGGATGCTGTTCTGGGTCCTTCCCAGTTAATCTGCTACGAGGATCGGAAAGAACTGCCCTACACAAATGCTGTGGTTCATGAGATCCAACGCTTCAGCAACATTGTCTCAGTTGGTATGCCCAGAGTGTGTGTGAGGAACACTACATTGCTTGGCTTTCCCCTCAAAAAG ggCACCATAGTTTTTCCAAATATTGCTTCGTCTTTGTATGACCCAGAGCAATGGGAAACACCTCAACAGTTCAACCCTGGTCACTTCTTGGATAAGGATGGGAACTTTGTGAGCCAAGAAGCCTTTTTACCATTCTCTATAG ggCACCGTGTGTGTTTGGGGGAGCATCTAGCGAGGACCGagctctttattttctttgccaaCCTGCTGCGGGCATTCACCTTCCGGCTCCCCGAGGGGGTGACGAAGATCAACACAGAGCCTATTTTAGGGGGTACGCTGCAGCCCCACCCATACAGAGTTTGTGCCATTCCACGCTAG